The Fusarium poae strain DAOMC 252244 chromosome 2, whole genome shotgun sequence nucleotide sequence ACCCATAGCATGAACGCCTCGCTTGTGACATGTTTGGATAAGGAGCTTCACGTATGACTCCATGAAAGGAACAGTCATGGTGACAGCGGAACGATCAGGAAGGACGAAGTTGGGGTTATTGCGGAACTTCTTGATAACGCTGAAGATGTAGTCCCACCGACCACAGTTAAGGCCGGAGCTGTGGTCACGGAGCTCGTAGATAATCTCATCCATTTCAAAAGCAGCAAGAATGGTTTCAATAAGGACAGTGCCTCGGATTGTACCTCGGGGCATGCCGATATAGTCCTGGGCAAGGTTGAAGGCATCGTTCCAAAGACGTGCCTCAAGGTGGCTCTCCATCTTGGGGAGGTAGAAGTAAGGACCGAAGCCCTGGCGCTGCGTCTCAAAAGCATTGTGGAAGAAATATAGACCGAAGTCGAAGAGAGAACCAGAAATAGGCTCGCCATCAACTGTGACATGCTTCTCTTCAAGGTGCCAGCCACGAGGACGGACAATCAGAGTGGGCAGCTTACGATCCGTACGAAGCTTATACTCCTTGGGTCCTTGACTGAAGTCGACTTGGCGACGGTTGGCGTCGTAGAGGTTAACTTGTCCATTGATCATATTGTCCCAAGTAGGGGCGCTTGAATCTGATGACAAAATTAGTGAGCTGGTAACCAATCTATACGACAATTTTCTCTCGAATATCGAATCCATGAGAAAACACTAGTCGCGTCATGAATTGAAAGACTTACCCTCAAAATCAGCCATGTAAGTGTAGACGTTGGCATTCAGTGCGTTGACGACCATCTTCCGGTCAGTGGGGCCGGTGATCTCAACACGACGGTCCACCAAGCCGGGAGCCGGAGCGGCACCCTTCCATGTGGGGTTCTCACGAATGTGCTTGGTCTCAGGAAGGAAATCCGGTAGAACACCTCGATCAAGCTCAGCCTGACGAGCCTTGCGACGCTCAAGTAGGCTCTTGCGTCGCTCGTTGAAGGAGCGGTGCAGAAGAGCAAGGAAACCCAAAGCCTCGGGGGTAAGAATCTTGCGGTGGATCTCGTCAACCTTGCCAGAAACGGAAACGCCCTGGAGGACAGAATCGAGAGAAGCCATTGTGACTATGTTTGGTAGGTGGTTGCTGGTGAGATGAATTGATGTATAGTAGTTTGCCGGGGAGTGATGAGGGGTTGAGGCTGATATACTCCAAAGGGCTTTTTCACGTGTTGAGATGAGTGACGATGGTTCCGGCAATGAGATGCTAATGCAGGCACGCGTAAGAAGTGTGGTAGCTGCCGTGAAGTTGCAGTCGATGTTGCTGGATTTCGGACTCACTGTAAGAACGGGCAGCGAGAGATGAGGAATTAGGTATAAAGTATAGAACGAAAGAACTTGGGGATCACAATACGGATGTTATATAGTCTCGAGGCGTTCAAACTGAAGCAACTGTGCTCCGCATATCGAATTCCCAAACACGGAACGTGCCTCGGACTACAGCCGAGAGGTGTCTCCACCTCACTTGCACCACCGGACCTGGGGAAGATAAAGTCATCCCCATGAAATCATTCTACGTAACGCCGAGACCATCTCACCTCGTACTGTACATTGAAAGCCGAGAGTTCCAGTGCTTGGCCGGTTAGGTTCTTCATTAAATGGAACCGCGCACCGCATA carries:
- the ACU9 gene encoding Malate synthase, glyoxysomal (BUSCO:13511at5125), producing the protein MASLDSVLQGVSVSGKVDEIHRKILTPEALGFLALLHRSFNERRKSLLERRKARQAELDRGVLPDFLPETKHIRENPTWKGAAPAPGLVDRRVEITGPTDRKMVVNALNANVYTYMADFEDSSAPTWDNMINGQVNLYDANRRQVDFSQGPKEYKLRTDRKLPTLIVRPRGWHLEEKHVTVDGEPISGSLFDFGLYFFHNAFETQRQGFGPYFYLPKMESHLEARLWNDAFNLAQDYIGMPRGTIRGTVLIETILAAFEMDEIIYELRDHSSGLNCGRWDYIFSVIKKFRNNPNFVLPDRSAVTMTVPFMESYVKLLIQTCHKRGVHAMGGMAAQIPIKNDDAANDKAMEGVRADKLREVRAGHDGTWVAHPALASIATEIFDKHMPTPNQLFVRRDDVTIGQNDLLNMNVPGTITEEGIKKNLNIGLGYMEAWIRGVGCVPINYLMEDAATAEVSRSQLWQWVKHGVSTADGKRVDKSYALKLLQETADQLAVSAPKGNKYHLAAQYFSGQVTGEDYADFLTSLLYNEITQAGPPSPASKL